Genomic segment of Cloacibacillus sp.:
TTGTTTCTGTGTAGCCTCTGGCTCTGCTTCAAAATTTTTCAGACACAGGTGCAACAGGCTTTCCGCCGCTCTTGCTTCATCGTCCGTGAATAGACCCGCCGCCTCTGTGAGCGCTCCGTTTAAGGCCGCTATTGATTCGATGATTTTTGCCGGCAACCGCACTGTTGCTGTGGATGCGAGTAGCGTGCTCCCTGCGGATTGGGCTGGAATGAAGTTAGTAAATGTAGTAGGTTCCGCTGGTTTGGGGTGCTCCGGTTCATTTTCGCAGGGTTGGTGTATATCCGTACCTAACATCTTATTAATATCGTTGGAAAGTAAATTAGGATCACAAACCTCTCCTGTGAAAAAAGCTACTGAAGTTTTTAGCGCATACGCAAGCTTATAAAGGTTGCCTATGTCAGGTTGTCTTTCTCCAGATTCCCAGCGCCAAATTGTATTTGGCATTACTCCGATGATCTCAGCCAAAGCACGACGGCTAAGTGCGTTCTTTTCTCTGGCAACCTGAATATTGGTTCCGACACTTTCGGCCCACTCAAAAGTCATAAAGCCACCACCTTTCTATGAAGTTAATCCCAGATTGGTAATATTTAAATTTGGCCGAAATGGGATTAATTATCTTCCGGTGTTGG
This window contains:
- a CDS encoding helix-turn-helix transcriptional regulator — encoded protein: MTFEWAESVGTNIQVAREKNALSRRALAEIIGVMPNTIWRWESGERQPDIGNLYKLAYALKTSVAFFTGEVCDPNLLSNDINKMLGTDIHQPCENEPEHPKPAEPTTFTNFIPAQSAGSTLLASTATVRLPAKIIESIAALNGALTEAAGLFTDDEARAAESLLHLCLKNFEAEPEATQKQETAS